One Oryza sativa Japonica Group chromosome 8, ASM3414082v1 DNA window includes the following coding sequences:
- the LOC4345386 gene encoding rRNA (cytosine-C(5))-methyltransferase NOP2C isoform X1 — protein sequence MDSSASASASPTAAAAADADRYTYSPRLRWQPEVEEYFAAAYGRDRFARISEALAHPSCYSCIRVNTLKSSTDAVMHKLMNLVDQNGLCGGINGLEIGQQNGGEQAHEGNSVVHKCPYSGLDNVLFVQGSGPHALHYNSQPDQSIKEVIVSRKCAESVLRGAQVYIPGVLACSSHVEKGDKVAVSVAIEQPAEDGGWTVGITRGTVLQGLQSDAHHEERKGLYIGQGITAMSRSGIFRVPHGVAVEMTERVYKLPSFNDVLEGEIFLQNLPSVVAARVLDPQPGERILDMCAAPGGKTTAIAILMKDQGEIIALDRSHNKVMDILKLAAEMDLNCIKAYKLDALKSVRKTNEAKYIGEAGSRTDAIVTLAEDSEPCINKVDAGTTNASEDSSTTSVVQTDNKKTDDKRYVSKADLRKNLRRMRNGPGRNNCSGGRVENSKGFLPNSFDRVLLDAPCSALGLRPRLFAGEETLESLRNHATYQRRMFDQAVKLVHPGGVIVYSTCTINPGENEALVRYALDKYKFLSLGSQHPKVGGPGIVGSFERSTKKYTEEWLTKHESQLVQRFDPSSTLDTIGFFIAKFDVGQKDD from the exons atggattcctccgcctccgcctccgcctcccccacggcggcggcggcggctgacgcGGACCGGTACACGTACAGCCCGAGGCTGCGGTGGCAGCCGGAGGTCGAGGAGTACTTCGCCGCCGCGTACGGCCGCGACCGCTTCGCCCGCATCTCCGAAGCCCTCGC GCATCCTTCTTGTTACTCTTGTATTCGTGTCAATACTCTGAAGTCTTCCACTGATGCTGTCATGCATAAACTGATGAATTTGGTAGATCAGAACGGACTCTGTGGTGGAATTAATGGTTTGGAGATTGGTCAGCAGAATGGTGGAGAGCAAGCACATGAAGGGAATTCTGTGGTGCATAAGTGCCCATATTCTGGCCTTGACAACGTTTTGTTTGTACAAGGTTCAGGACCACATGCACTGCACTACAATAGCCAACCTGACCAATCTATTAAGGAAGTGATTGTAAGTCGAAAATGTGCAGAGTCGGTTCTTAGAGGAGCCCAG GTGTACATCCCAGGAGTTTTAGCTTGCAGCTCACATGTTGAAAAGGGTGACAAAGTTGCAGTGTCGGTTGCTATTGAACAACCTGCTGAGGATGGTGGTTGGACCGTTGGTATAACACGAGGAACTGTTTTACAGGGATTGCAGTCAG ATGCACATCATGAAGAAAGAAAGGGTTTGTACATTGGTCAAGGGATCACTGCAATGTCAAGGTCCGGAATATTTCGTGTTCCTCATGGAGTTGCAGTGGAGATGACTGAGAGGGTGTACAAGCTCCCATCTTTCAATG ATGTGCTCGAAGGGGAGATATTTCTTCAGAATCTTCCAAGTGTTGTGGCTGCTCGTGTCCTTG ATCCCCAGCCTGGAGAGCGGATTCTGGACATGTGTGCTGCCCCAGGTGGGAAAACAACAGCAATTGCTATCCTGATGAAAgaccaaggagaaattattGCCCTTGATAGATCTCACAATAAG GTGATGGATATTTTGAAGTTGGCCGCTGAGATGGACCTAAATTGCATAAAAGCTTATAAGCTTGATGCACTCAAATCTGTACGGAAGACCAATGAAGCAAAATATATTGGCGAAGCAGGCAGCCGCACTGATGCAATTGTGACACTGGCAGAGGACTCTGAGCCTTGTATTAATAAAGTCGATGCTGGGACTACTAATGCCAGTGAAGACAGTTCTACTACATCAGTTGTTCAGACTG aTAACAAAAAAACAGATGATAAAAGATATGTGAGCAAGGCAGACCTCAGGAAGAACTTAAGGCGAATGAGGAATGGACCAGGAAGAAATAACTGCTCAGGTGGTAGAGTTGAAAATTCTAAAGGATTTTTGCCCAATAGCTTTGATCGTGTCCTCCTTGATGCTCCATGTTCTGCACTTGGCTTAAGGCCTCGCCTCTTTGCTGGTGAG GAAACGCTGGAATCACTGAGAAATCATGCGACGTACCAGAGAAGAATGTTTGATCAAGCTGTCAAGCTAGTTCACCCTGGTGGGGTGATTGTTTATTCCAC GTGTACTATAAATCCAGGAGAAAATGAAGCTTTGGTCAGATATGCATTGGATAAGTACAAGTTTTTGTCGCTCGGATCACAG CACCCAAAAGTTGGAGGACCTGGTATTGTTGGTTCATTTGAGCGATCAACCAAGAAATATACTGA GGAGTGGTTGACAAAGCATGAATCACAACTTGTCCAGAGATTCGATCCATCATCAACTCTGGATACAATTGGTTTCTTCATTGCAAAGTTTGATGTTGGGCAGAAAGACGACTGA
- the LOC4345387 gene encoding phosphoenolpyruvate carboxylase 2, which yields MAGKVEKMASIDAQLRMLAPAKLSEDDKLVEYDALLLDRFLDILQDLHGDDLRELVQECYEIAAEYEGKHDSQKLDELGNMLTSLDPGDSIVMAKAFSHMLNLANLAEEVQIAYRRRIKLKKGDFADENSALTESDIEETFKRLVVDLKKSPAEVFDALKSQTVDLVLTAHPTQSVRRSLLQKHSRIRNCLVQLYSKDITPDDKQELDEALQREIQAAFRTDEIRRTQPTPQDEMRAGMSYFHETIWKGVPKFLRRLDTALKNIGIDERVPYNAPLIQFSSWMGGDRDGNPRVTPEVTRDVCLLARMMASNLYCSQIEDLMFELSMWRCNDELRARADELHLSSKKDAKHYIEFWKKVPPSEPYRVVLGDVRDKLYNTRERARQLLSSGYSDIPEETTLTSVEQFLEPLELCYRSLCDCGDRVIADGTLLDFLRQVSTFGLCLVRLDIRQESDRHTDVLDAITTYLGIGSYREWSEERRQDWLLSELNGKRPLFGPDLPKTDEIADVLDTFRVIAELPADNFGAYIISMATAPSDVLAVELLQRECHVKTPLRVVPLFEKLADLESAPAAVARLFSIDWYRERINGKQEVMIGYSDSGKDAGRLSAAWQLYKSQEELINVAKEFGVKLTMFHGRGGTVGRGGGPTHLAILSQPPDTIHGSLRVTVQGEVIEQSFGEEHLCFRTLQRFTAATLEHGMHPPIAPKPEWRALLDEMAVVATKEYRSIVFQEPRFVEYFRLATPEMEYGRMNIGSRPSKRKPSGGIESLRAIPWIFAWTQTRFHLPVWLGFGSAFKHILEKDIRNLHMLQEMYNEWPFFRVTIDLVEMVFAKGDPGIAALYDKLLVSEELWPLGEKLRANCEETKQLLLQVAGHKDLLEGDLYLKQRLRLRNAYITTLNVCQAYTMKRIRDPDYHVTLRPHMSKEIMDWSKPAAELVKLNPTSEYAPGLEDTLILTMKGIAAGMQNTG from the exons ATGGCGGGGAAGGTGGAGAAGATGGCGTCGATCGACGCGCAGCTGCGGATGCTGGCGCCGGCGAAGCTGTCGGAGGACGACAAGCTGGTGGAGTacgacgccctcctcctcgaCCGCTTCCTCGACATCCTCCAGGACCTCCACGGCGACGACCTCCGCGAGCTG GTCCAAGAATGCTATGAGATCGCTGCTGAGTATGAAGGGAAGCATGACTCCCAAAAGCTCGATGAACTTGGCAACATGTTGACAAGCTTGGATCCTGGTGACTCCATTGTGATGGCCAAAGCTTTCTCCCACATGCTTAATTTGGCTAACTTGGCCGAGGAGGTCCAGATTGCATACAGGAGGAGAATCAAGCTCAAGAAGGGTGACTTTGCTGATGAGAACTCGGCACTGACAGAATCTGACATTGAAGAAACTTTTAAGAGGCTTGTTGTTGACCTGAAGAAATCACCAGCAGAGGTCTTTGATGCCCTTAAGAGTCAGACTGTTGACCTGGTTTTGACTGCACATCCAACACAGTCAGTGAGGAGGTCACTGCTTCAAAAACACTCAAG GATAAGGAATTGTTTGGTTCAACTATACTCAAAGGATATCACACCAGATGATAAACAGGAGCTTGATGAGGCTCTCCAGAGGGAG ATTCAAGCAGCCTTTAGAACTGATGAGATCCGAAGAACCCAGCCAACTCCTCAAGATGAAATGAGGGCTGGTATGAGTTACTTTCATGAGACAATCTGGAAAGGTGTTCCGAAGTTCTTACGCCGTCTGGACACTGCCTTGAAGAACATCGGAATTGATGAGCGTGTTCCTTATAATGCACCTCTCATTCAGTTCTCTTCTTGGATGGGAGGAGACCGTGATG GAAATCCAAGAGTGACACCAGAAGTCACAAGGGATGTATGCTTGCTTGCTAGAATGATGGCTTCAAATTTATACTGCTCGCAAATTGAGGATCTCATGTTTGAG CTGTCTATGTGGCGATGCAATGATGAGCTTCGGGCACGAGCAGATGAGCTGCATCTCTCCTCAAAGAAAGATGCAAAGCACTATATAG AATTCTGGAAGAAGGTTCCGCCCAGTGAGCCATACCGAGTTGTTCTAGGTGATGTGAGAGACAAGCTGTACAACACACGTGAACGAGCACGCCAGTTATTATCCAGCGGATATTCTGACATTCCTGAAGAAACCACTCTCACCAGTGTTGAACAG TTCTTAGAGCCTCTGGAGCTATGTTACAGGTCACTCTGCGATTGCGGTGACCGTGTAATTGCTGATGGGACCCTTCTGGACTTCTTGCGCCAGGTGTCTACCTTTGGGCtgtgccttgtgaggcttgacATTAGGCAAGAATCTGACAGGCACACCGATGTCCTCGATGCCATCACCACATACCTGGGAATAGGATCATACCGTGAGTGGTCCGAGGAACGCCGTCAGGACTGGCTCTTGTCTGAACTCAATGGGAAGCGCCCATTGTTTGGCCCAGACCTTCCCAAGACCGATGAGATTGCTGACGTTCTAGACACGTTCCGCGTGATAGCTGAGCTTCCCGCTGACAATTTTGGGGCCTATATCATTTCCATGGCGACAGCTCCGTCAGACGTGCTTGCTGTTGAGCTCCTCCAACGTGAATGCCATGTGAAGACACCACTTAGAGTTGTCCCACTGTTTGAGAAGTTGGCTGATCTTGAATCTGCCCCAGCAGCAGTGGCCAGACTGTTCTCCATAGATTGGTACAGAGAAAGGATAAATGGCAAACAGGAGGTCATGATTGGCTATTCGGACTCGGGTAAGGACGCCGGTCGTCTCTCGGCAGCTTGGCAGCTGTACAAGTCTCAGGAGGAGCTCATCAACGTTGCCAAGGAGTTTGGGGTGAAGTTGACAATGTTCCATGGGCGCGGTGGGACTGTCGGAAGAGGCGGAGGTCCCACTCATCTTGCCATCTTGTCTCAGCCACCAGACACAATCCATGGATCTCTCCGGGTCACTGTCCAGGGTGAAGTCATTGAGCAGTCCTTTGGTGAGGAGCACCTTTGCTTCAGGACACTGCAGCGTTTCACGGCTGCCACTCTGGAGCATGGCATGCATCCACCAATTGCGCCGAAACCAGAATGGCGTGCTCTGCTTGATGAGATGGCTGTGGTGGCTACAAAGGAATACCGGTCCATCGTCTTCCAGGAACCACGCTTTGTCGAGTATTTCCGCCTT GCAACACCAGAGATGGAGTATGGAAGGATGAATATAGGAAGCAGGCCATCCAAGAGAAAGCCGAGTGGTGGCATCGAGTCACTCCGTGCCATCCCATGGATCTTCGCGTGGACGCAAACTCGCTTCCACCTTCCTGTCTGGCTTGGCTTCGGTTCTGCCTTCAAGCACATCCTGGAGAAGGACATCAGGAACCTCCACATGCTCCAGGAGATGTACAATGAGTGGCCGTTCTTCAGAGTCACGATCGATCTGGTTGAGATGGTTTTCGCCAAGGGTGACCCTGGCATCGCCGCATTGTACGACAAGCTCCTTGTCTCCGAGGAGCTATGGCCTCTGGGAGAGAAACTGAGGGCCAACTGTGAAGAAACCAAACAGCTTCTCCTTCAG GTTGCTGGACACAAGGATCTTCTCGAAGGTGATCTCTACCTGAAGCAGCGCCTTCGCCTCCGCAATGCCTACATCACCACCCTGAATGTCTGCCAGGCTTACACGATGAAGCGAATCCGCGACCCGGACTACCATGTCACGCTGCGCCCCCACATGTCCAAGGAGATCATGGACTGGTCTAAGCCGGCTGCGGAGCTGGTGAAGCTGAACCCGACCAGTGAGTATGCGCCGGGGCTGGAGGACACCCTCATCCTGACCATGAAGGGAATTGCTGCTGGAATGCAGAACACCGGCTAA
- the LOC4345386 gene encoding rRNA (cytosine-C(5))-methyltransferase NOP2C isoform X2 has product MDSSASASASPTAAAAADADRYTYSPRLRWQPEVEEYFAAAYGRDRFARISEALAHPSCYSCIRVNTLKSSTDAVMHKLMNLVDQNGLCGGINGLEIGQQNGGEQAHEGNSVVHKCPYSGLDNVLFVQGSGPHALHYNSQPDQSIKEVIVSRKCAESVLRGAQVYIPGVLACSSHVEKGDKVAVSVAIEQPAEDGGWTVGITRGTVLQGLQSDAHHEERKGLYIGQGITAMSRSGIFRVPHGVAVEMTERVYKLPSFNDVLEGEIFLQNLPSVVAARVLDPQPGERILDMCAAPGGKTTAIAILMKDQGEIIALDRSHNKVMDILKLAAEMDLNCIKAYKLDALKSVRKTNEAKYIGEAGSRTDAIVTLAEDSEPCINKVDAGTTNASEDSSTTSVVQTDDKRYVSKADLRKNLRRMRNGPGRNNCSGGRVENSKGFLPNSFDRVLLDAPCSALGLRPRLFAGEETLESLRNHATYQRRMFDQAVKLVHPGGVIVYSTCTINPGENEALVRYALDKYKFLSLGSQHPKVGGPGIVGSFERSTKKYTEEWLTKHESQLVQRFDPSSTLDTIGFFIAKFDVGQKDD; this is encoded by the exons atggattcctccgcctccgcctccgcctcccccacggcggcggcggcggctgacgcGGACCGGTACACGTACAGCCCGAGGCTGCGGTGGCAGCCGGAGGTCGAGGAGTACTTCGCCGCCGCGTACGGCCGCGACCGCTTCGCCCGCATCTCCGAAGCCCTCGC GCATCCTTCTTGTTACTCTTGTATTCGTGTCAATACTCTGAAGTCTTCCACTGATGCTGTCATGCATAAACTGATGAATTTGGTAGATCAGAACGGACTCTGTGGTGGAATTAATGGTTTGGAGATTGGTCAGCAGAATGGTGGAGAGCAAGCACATGAAGGGAATTCTGTGGTGCATAAGTGCCCATATTCTGGCCTTGACAACGTTTTGTTTGTACAAGGTTCAGGACCACATGCACTGCACTACAATAGCCAACCTGACCAATCTATTAAGGAAGTGATTGTAAGTCGAAAATGTGCAGAGTCGGTTCTTAGAGGAGCCCAG GTGTACATCCCAGGAGTTTTAGCTTGCAGCTCACATGTTGAAAAGGGTGACAAAGTTGCAGTGTCGGTTGCTATTGAACAACCTGCTGAGGATGGTGGTTGGACCGTTGGTATAACACGAGGAACTGTTTTACAGGGATTGCAGTCAG ATGCACATCATGAAGAAAGAAAGGGTTTGTACATTGGTCAAGGGATCACTGCAATGTCAAGGTCCGGAATATTTCGTGTTCCTCATGGAGTTGCAGTGGAGATGACTGAGAGGGTGTACAAGCTCCCATCTTTCAATG ATGTGCTCGAAGGGGAGATATTTCTTCAGAATCTTCCAAGTGTTGTGGCTGCTCGTGTCCTTG ATCCCCAGCCTGGAGAGCGGATTCTGGACATGTGTGCTGCCCCAGGTGGGAAAACAACAGCAATTGCTATCCTGATGAAAgaccaaggagaaattattGCCCTTGATAGATCTCACAATAAG GTGATGGATATTTTGAAGTTGGCCGCTGAGATGGACCTAAATTGCATAAAAGCTTATAAGCTTGATGCACTCAAATCTGTACGGAAGACCAATGAAGCAAAATATATTGGCGAAGCAGGCAGCCGCACTGATGCAATTGTGACACTGGCAGAGGACTCTGAGCCTTGTATTAATAAAGTCGATGCTGGGACTACTAATGCCAGTGAAGACAGTTCTACTACATCAGTTGTTCAGACTG ATGATAAAAGATATGTGAGCAAGGCAGACCTCAGGAAGAACTTAAGGCGAATGAGGAATGGACCAGGAAGAAATAACTGCTCAGGTGGTAGAGTTGAAAATTCTAAAGGATTTTTGCCCAATAGCTTTGATCGTGTCCTCCTTGATGCTCCATGTTCTGCACTTGGCTTAAGGCCTCGCCTCTTTGCTGGTGAG GAAACGCTGGAATCACTGAGAAATCATGCGACGTACCAGAGAAGAATGTTTGATCAAGCTGTCAAGCTAGTTCACCCTGGTGGGGTGATTGTTTATTCCAC GTGTACTATAAATCCAGGAGAAAATGAAGCTTTGGTCAGATATGCATTGGATAAGTACAAGTTTTTGTCGCTCGGATCACAG CACCCAAAAGTTGGAGGACCTGGTATTGTTGGTTCATTTGAGCGATCAACCAAGAAATATACTGA GGAGTGGTTGACAAAGCATGAATCACAACTTGTCCAGAGATTCGATCCATCATCAACTCTGGATACAATTGGTTTCTTCATTGCAAAGTTTGATGTTGGGCAGAAAGACGACTGA